The DNA segment aAATTGTGatggaaaattattattatttttcaggaCCAAATGATTTTTCAGGACCAAATGAGAAAAAGCAAACAATAAACAGTATTTAATCTTAAGTTATTAGTAACATACAAAAGAACACGTTAACAGATTAggaatgtaaaataaatttgcatcgtaattataaatacataagCTTTTAAAGatcaaattactaattaaatattgaggAGTAATTATCgtaattactataattattttaaaaaaataactttaaaactcaaaactgaacttataaaatttgaaataattgatttataaaatgattttatgatGGTTGATTATTATAATGTATAATGTAGAATCCAAATAATCATATTGACGATCCGGATATCAAATACGAAACAAAGtcttgaataataaaaatactcttcaattttaaaatatgtggaGTGAAGTTTAAATTATAGTAAACTATTTccatattaaaatacttttgtagaatattttaagataattaattgacgcaaaaaaaaaattaaagtcgTGAGTTCAGATACAAAAtctaataaagtaaaaataaaagcataacATAAAACTTTAACgcttaacttaatttattattacacagacattattataaataaaaataataaaccataaacatttaatatataaatataaaagtttagtttaactatatatatatattctttatctcttttatttaaaattggatAGTGAATAACAATATTATGATTAGAAGAGTTTTGGGAGGATGACAAATCTTAGGAATTTATCTGATGATCGTAAGAAACGTTCTATGGAGTATGAGTATGATAAggtatcataaaataaatattattttgcaaatgaagttttaaaaataatgttaacatGATGAACCAGTGATCACTTTATGTAAATTACAGCTATTTCAAAATTACTTTGCCAATTTCCGtcttaataatagtaataataataataatgatgataatacGAAAAAGTTAACATAAGTTTAATAAGAGATTTTCTTTACTTAATAGTATggaagaaagcaaaagaatatAAGTAACTCTTGCAATAGGAAAACTTTTCTTTCTGAGGTATTCCTGATCCTCATACCTGAAGCAGATATATGCTAAATTTGCATCACAAAACCCTAAGTTCAGATCTCAATTGAGATGTAATTAGCTTCTGCAGAGGCTCCTCATGGTTCACAAATCTTCTGCGTTTTAATGTACAGGTTTGCATTTCTAAATATCCGAATTTGGAATATACGTACGTCTACATGATTCATAAATGTATTCATTCCTTACATGCTCGAAAAAGTTTCCGCATTGGTTTCACTTTCTTCATAAACCACCCAATTACTTTTTAGTGTGCATATTATACAGGCTAATGTCATAATCTAATGCTGGATTGCCATATATTTcgttaaataaatcatatctaTCTTCTGAGATTGCACTTATAGCAAGACTTCGCATCAAACTTCACATGATTACTCTACATTCAATCATAGGAGTCTTCATGATTTCtagaataattttattcacaaattcTACTCAACTCTAAGATGTATGTGTTGACATGATCATAAAATTATCTCATTTCAATCATTGCTATCATGTGGATGATGGTCATGGAAATATGGAAACagtgtgataatcaatgccttctttgtgtgtgtgtatatatatatatatatatatatatatatatatatatatatatatatatgtgtatgtatatgtgtatatataatatacatatatagaaAGAGGAAATAGACTCAACTTGCATTAAAGATGCAACGTTTTACTGcagaaaaagttaaaaggttAACAAATTGCTATCATGTGGTCAAGATTTGATCTTCAAGTTTATGtgtatagaaaatatttttcggAAGAAGTTAGTCTCTTAAATGCTtctcaattatttaaaagattgaTCTTTACCTTTCGTCCAATCGTGGGTTCATCCCCCAAAAGTTTAATAGGTTCCTACTGTTCAATTTATTCTACTTATACCACGTACAAGTTTGAAGGAAAAGACATGATTTTCAACGGTATCTAATTAGGTGAGTAAAATATTCAGGAAGTTCCGTCATGAATGTCGGTGCTAAGCTTTCTAGGTGATCCACTTCTTTGTTTCTGGTCATCAGCCAATATGGAAcgaatatttatttactctatgCATGTATATTGCAGTTCCTTATGACTGCTGACATACAAATACATCATATTACCTTGTATTTTATGTTGCAGAGTGTAAGTTTGTATTGTATATTACTTGGAAGCAGTAAACGTTATGGCCGAGCCTGGTGATCCAAAGAAATCTGAATGGATAGATAGAATAAAATCTGAAGGATCCATTCCACTTCTTGATCTAAATAACTGTTCGAATGGTTGGGCTTCACCTCCTGGAGCTGCATTCAAGGTTAGAGGTCCTGAGTATTTTAAGACAAAGGTTAAGATTCCTGCCGGTGATTATCTGCTCAAGCCTATTGGACTTGATTGGATTAAAAGTTCGGTGAAAATGGGCGACATATTGAAGCATTCAAATAGTAGAGTTAGGAAGGTCATTGATAATGAGTTTCCAGCTGGTGATAAACCTTTTGTGTGGGCCTTCAATATGCAACTCCCAACCAAGGATAATTACAGTGTGGTGGCATATTTTACCAACATAGAGCCTATTACTGGGGACTCTTTGATCGAAAAGTTCTTGAAAGGAGATGATGATTTCAGAAACTCGAGGCTTAAGATGATTGCCAACATTGTCAATGGTCCTTGGATTGTGAAAAAAGCGGTTGGGGAGCAAGCAATATGCCTAATTGGTCGAGCCCTTTCCTGTAAATTTTGTGTGGCAGAGAATTACATAGAAGTAGATATTGATATTGGGTCTTCCATGGTAGCAACTGCTATAGTTCATTTGGCATTTGGTTATGTGACAACTTTGACTATTGATCTGGCTTTCCTTATTGAGAGCCAAGTTGAATCAGAGCTTCCAGAAAAACTCTTGGGTGCATTCAGGTTGTCTAACCTCAATCCTGCTTCAGCTAGACAAGTTGAGCCATCATCTGTTTCGAGCACTGGTAGTTTACAAAGATCTTTATCTAAAAGATTGTGGAAGTCAATAGGGCAGATTCTTCTTCCAGGTTCACAAGAAAATGACTCTACCTCTGCCTCACAAAATACTAAAACTGTAGATCAAAAGAACATCTGACTTCAAAAAATGGTGAGTTTTTGGAGTTGAGACcaccttttaatattattattgatgcTTTGTACATTAAGTTAACCCTCAAAATATTCTCTTTAGCTTACGGACTTGTGCTTGTCAACTTCCCACAAAAcctctttttttcattattgtttccCTTGATAAAGAAAGGTTGAGAGAAGATGAGCACTCTAATCAGTATCCTTGAGAGCACAGTTTTACTTATCTGAGTATATTTTAAGTAGTAAATTCAACTGTTTGTTATTTGTGCCTCCGACCACTAGCCTGTTACTTTCCTCTCTTTTGGTTCACTGATACCTTTGTAAGACGGGTAAGAGAAGGGAgaggaaagaaatgaaaactaattttgtttttgagtagagattaatcaaatatatatatatatatatagagagagagagagagagagagagagagagagatcaGATCCAATACAGAATAGTTGGTTGATTACATTCAATCCCAACAGTTTTCTTTCTAGAATTCTCTTTTTATGGCCCAGTTTTCTGCTtcacttattattttgtttgtatgttattaaatattatgatgTTTCTTGGTCAGCTTGATGTATAAAAACAGTAATGCGTTCTGTGTTAGTGTTAGTAATCTTGATTATAGTATGCtgtctttcttttcttaatttagatCTGACTTCAACTCTAAAGTGAATCACGTCAATAGAACTTGAGTATAGTAAGTTGTGATTAATTGGTTCAGAAAAGCGGGCAATAGCCTTGACTatgttttctcatttttcatatttttaaattatggtttTGTCCACGGATATAAACCATGAGATATTCAAGGGACAGGAATGTCCATTTCAGGTGGTTGTTCTCTTTACATTTTTTCTTGACGTAGAGTTGATGCTTGTGACTGCTAAAAGTTAGAAAAGCCTTTAGAACTTTCACACAAACTGATATGACAATGTATGTTGTCCAGTTCTTCCTTGTTTATTGAAATTTAGGTTTCCTAAAGTATTTTAGCtatacattttctttaatttgtggTTTTTACACTTTTCAATTCAGTTGTATTTGACGCCTAAAACAAGATAGAAAGTGGAACTCTGCAACCTGGATCTAGCACCTTCTGTCTGGTACATGTATAACCTAAAGCCATTTGATCTCATATTACAGAGGCCAGTTGATATAAATTGTTGGCAATCCTACAACTTTTTAACAGTTGAAAGGTGGGGATATGCCGAGAGGAAAGGCAGTAACAGAAAACTGTGCAATGAGCAAATCCTATTTTCTAATCATTGGATCTGCTTATCAGTCAATTACATATTACATTCTCCGCTCATATATTACTCACTTTGAGCATCTTCTATTCCAAGAAACACTTATATCGCATTCATGTATTTGTGCCTAAATTAAGACAATATCAGCAATTGATCTGTGCAGCAAAATAACTTTAATCCAGAGAAATGATATTTTGGTGCCAAATCAGTTACTTCTATTTTAGCACCTATTTGTTTtgatattgtaaaattaaatctcactttttttttccagTGAAAAATGCACCTTTCGATGTAACTGTGACTGAAGATTGATTTGATTACATCACAATCATGCTCAATAGTTCAATTAATCCtgttaaaatcaattatatataattctaaaacaaacaaattattaatctcCATGCTAGCTTAATACTTTTCCTGAAGGCAAATCGCAGATTGCCAACTATATCATATACATAAAATTGAAGCTGTCCAAAACTCAATCACACACCATCACAGCTTATTCTAACCCTTCTACTAGGAAGTTTCACTCTCACACagtaaattttcatttataaaataaacactgCCATTTGTGCTAGACTGTCTGTCAAGTTAGATAAAATAACCACAGGAGCTCAATATGGATGTACAAAGGTTAAGTATAAATACTCAAATTGGTCCTTCAAATATTTAACAGTAAATTTTACGACCACAGTTGAAATTTTGTGAAGTTACACAAATGTCTGCTTTTCTGACATTTCCAGTAACCTGCTTTGTAAGATTTActctaatatttttcaaacactTGAGGTTAGTGTTATGTAAAAAAGAATGCCTGAtgtaatatgttttaaacaataaaaggaaGTCAGTGCAGAGATAAGAACAGGGGACGtttgtataattttaagaatCCTAAAATATGGTTAGTGTAGTTtctcaatatttataaataacatcAGTTTAATTTATTGATATACCTAGGGGTACCAGTTTGACTCCTAAATTGAGGGTTGTTTACATTACAGAGAAACATATTGGAGGATCCTGGGCTACCAATGTGATAATTTACTCAATGATTACCACCAGATATAACATCAACAATAAGTTTTGAAAGTGAACATGAATAAAGTAACAGGTTAAACGACTGTATAAAGATGAATATTAAATTCTCTAGCATATATAAACTATTATTCTACCGTTAAGGTTGTGTGGTTAAGCAGAAGAAATCACGACAAACCAAACCAGATCATCTAGTGATCACTGATCATACAGGCAGTGTAGAACTAACTTCAACTTCAATTCCATAAAATTAGTCTCACTAATTTCTACTTATCACGTAAAATGGTAATAATATATACTAATATGTTTGTATCGTTCATGAGCACGATAGAATCAGATTCAACTGGTATCGTACACGAGCAAACAAACTAATCAGAGGGCAAACAGCGGCAGCAGATTTGCAACGAGCAGTATCACTTAAACAGACGAATATACAGCATCAGAGAACAATCATTATCACAAAAACTAAAGATGAAAACTCTGAAAAGGGATATTGATGAATCTTTAAACAAATTCTATATTGGAAGAATTAGAATTGCATTGCTATCAATGTAGATTGTGTGAAGGCAACATCTGATATCACAAGATGTATGACTTCAACATTAGACAATATCAACATTTCCATTTGGCAAAGCACTCATCTGAAGTGTTCTGCCAGTGCTTGATGCCAAAAACCGCACAGAAGGTAAGGAAGGATCGGTAACAGACTCGATCTCAAGAAAGCTTAGGTCAAGAGCACCAGATCTCTTCAAACTAAAAACAAAGACAAGCAGAATCCATCCCAACAAGGAGAGTGCCCAGTAATTGCTCATCCCATGAATCAAACCCCATGCTATAGCATATCCAACAACAATCCCTGACAAATGGCCAAGAAAACTTGCCTGAGGAACGATGATCGAAGTGAAAATAAGCGATTCAAACGGCGCAAAACTGATAGGGAGAGAAAGAAACCCAAAGAGATCCAACTTGGAAGATGGTTGCTTTACAGACAGAATTGTCATCCACCCAAAAACAACACAGGAATACCCAACAGCTGTCACTCGACGAAAATACTCAAGCTTGAATCTCTGAATCAACAAATGATACATTGCCAAAACCAGAACTCCTGATACAATAAGCAACACAAGTGTGTACTGCAAGTAGTACTCAACACCAAGGCCTAAGTGCCCAAGCTGTTCTACCACTCCAAGACTCCATAATGCACTCATATTAAAAACAAGATGAATAACACTAATATGAGAAAAAGCAGAAGTAATTATCCTCCAATAATGCCCTTCCACTGCCGTCTCATAACTCAGACCCACGTGTGAATACccaatatttttcttctgtaTATAGAACCAAATCATGCTGCATAATCCTATGATACAACTTGTGGCAGGTTTTTCCAAGATCTCGTAAAACAAAGGCTTCCCCATTTCTAAGAATCCCTTTTAGTGCCACAATCAAACAACACAACACAGCCTACTCAATCCAAAGCTCCCAAATccaagggtttttttttttcaatttccagGAAATCTCAAAAATTAACGAAACCCACCAAATAAAAAATCGCGCAGCTATTCCCCATCATGGAACAGAAACCTTCCTAAAGCGATTGCACTAGAAGAGGACCAGAAAGATAGAGTCTTTAAGTTGAGGGAGTTCATAAACAACGCTGAAGAAGTTGAATTATGCGAAACAGTTGTGGGATTCTTGCATTCAGATTGAATGAAGGAAAAGGGGTCTGGTGATGAGAGAAATGCAGAAAGAGGGTTCAGAATAATTCTCACCTTGATTGAGGTACTAGACGATTCTGGTTGAATCCTTCTATGGCCTGCGTTTTCTGAATCATataatgtttcttattttatttttttctaagttaCATCATACGACGGTAgctgtcttttattttttatgaaaaattatttcttaatatgaaaaatagtttaataccatccttcaaaagaaaaaataattctttgcaataaactttattttttatttatattcgaCATTTGAATGCATGAAAAATCACACTGACTAAAAATATCTTTCTCAATTATCACGTTTTACTATTTcatatcaaatatattataataaaatcttaattaaatgaaatactTTTCgttaaattacattattaaatgaaatgaaataagatgaaatttactAATacgaatatattttatatttgagatTGAAAGAAGcataataattatcttattaagGCTATTTTAATCAAccaatgtatattattttaaatatgcatCATTGCTAAACTATGTAATAGTGCATTAAAACGTGATAGTGACTGTTCTTACAACGTCTACATTGCAATCAATCCAAATAAACTATGTAATAGTTCATTAAAACTTCTGTTTAGAattcaattttgtaatttgaggagtctataattttttttaagctttaaaatctttttacaaaaaatagaaaCCATTTTTCTCGTTGTTTAGAAAACATGAATTAGATCCAATGATACAGAAGAATAAGATTAGTTTAACTCAATTTATTAACGtaatatattaatactaatcatgtaaaatttaaattgataaataaataataattattgttattatatattataaaaattatcatcacTGATACATAATGTTTGCTTCAATATTAGGAATGGGCCTAGCAGTGGTTCTTGTAAAGGATCtgagaattaaaaatagaacacaaaaaaataattgggCCATAAATCGAAAGTTTGTCCCATCAAATTGTCCAACACTTCATATGCGCATTCCAATTACTCCATTCAACtacctaaaaattaaattcatttttagtaTTGTTGCTTTCAATTTCGAAAAATAAGTATCTACTCTTCTACGATACAATGAACTTCTTAACCAACGTATAGATATTTTTACTtacaatttgaattaaaaatatcaaacatgtttttagtgggagaatatgttttaaaaaaattataaaacatatgATCAAGCCAAGTTTCTCACATCAAATTGCCTAACACTTCACATGCACATTCCAATTACTCCCTTCAACtacctaaaaattaaattcattcttAGTATTGTTGCTTTCAAATTGGAAAAATAAGTATCCCCTCTTTTTCGATACAATGAACTTCGTAACCAACTTATAGATATTTTCACTTACaatgtgaattaaaaatatcaaacatgtttttagtggaagaatatgttttaaaaaaattataaaacatatgATCAAGCCAAGTTTGTCACATCAAATTGCCTAACACTTCACATGCACATTCTAATTACTCCCTTCAACtacctaaaaattaaattcattcttAGTATTGTTGctttcaaattagaaaaataagtaTCCTCTCTTTTTCAATACAATGAACTTCGTAACCAACGTATAGATATTTTCACTTACaatgtgaattaaaaatatcaaacatgtttttagtgggagaatatgttttaaaaaaattataaaacatatgatcaaatacatgtttttttctctaaaaatatgTAATGTGTTCGCATAAACAGATTCTActgttcaagaaaaaaatataggatAGATTTTGAAGATCAACTGCATTTGTTTCAACGAATGTTCGAACATGAATTTAAGCAGATTTGTGagatattcattttttttatcatccaCTAATATTCTTGAATTTACAGTTATTTTGTTGGGAATGTCACTTTTGCCCTCcattctttataaaatatcatataaaaatgtaaaccaTATGATTCCAAaaattggataattgattccaACGCAtggttaataataaataaagcaCACATAGTTGTTATTTCATGCATATATTTAGTACACTGTCACGAGTAATTTTGTTACTCTCACTGTCCTAACTAGCTTATGCATCATGAGTAACTTTGTTACTTTTGCAGTCTTAATTGACTTATTAAGAGATTTGATTATCTACTTTGACACAACCACACACTCAAAAGAAttctttttaatgaaaaaaattgtcaaacaCTTTTATGTAAAATGTTGTAATGATAAtttagagaaaacaaaaaaatgatgttGTCATATTGTGAAGAGTGGTTTCTTTAGTTTCATACTTTTGTTATGGTTGGACATGAAGCATAGCAAAAGATAGATGAATTTaaagtgaagaaagaaagcaGGAtgatatgttaaatttttagaatagaaatttaaaatttgatatacacaaattttttaaatttacttgatataatatatttttcttttaaaaatataaaaatttactttttcttataactattttattcttataatagaAGTGAATATGTAtggtaaaagagaaaaaattatagTTGAAGAAAGAACAACACTATGGACAAGATTAAAATCTCAAACCATCACTATCTATATTATTCTTGTTTATCTCTTACCTACTTTTATTActaccatttttcttttgtcattttttctttttgtgttaaacattttctaaaataaaagagTTTTGGTTTCATCAGAGATTTAAGTGAAAACAACATCAATGAGGTTGGTCGTTATTACTAAGTATACACCCTTGGTTTGATTTATACACCTCCAAATTGAGGTGTAACCAcgtaatttttttgtcattattatGAAAAGTTTAGCAAAATTTCAgtataaaatagtaattttgtattaattagaATCAGATGCATTCCCTTTGTTCATTTTGCAGAACATGTAAGTCACAGTCAACAATTGTAGGAAAGGACCACACATAAGAATATCTAAAACTCCAACTTCACGCAttcgatgtggaacttccacAGCCACACGCATGGCAAGCTGACCCCACTCTTCATTATTCATATACGTAAGATCTCATGAAATCTCCATCTTTGCATCACTCTTTCACCAACTGTACCCTCCTCCAGTCACTTCCTTTTCCATGGCCAAACATTTTCTCTCTGCATTAATTACTTAGCACTGTCACTGTGAATGCTAACTTTTGTTTTCGATCCCACCATTTTTGTGTTCATCTTCGTCTTGATCTAATCTGTTGCTCATATTCTCGGCTTATAACAGATAAAGCTGTTCACATTACAATAGGAAGGTTTGTCTTGTCAGGTAGTGGCTGCAGTAGAGGTTCTCCTGTTTTGTGCGGATATTGATATTGGCATGGTGTTTTTCTGAACCCCATTTTCCGAAGAAAGTGAGAGAAGAGACACTGCTAGGAAGAACATGAAAATTCAGTGTGATGTGTGTGAGAAAGCCCCGGCAACGGTGATCTGTTGCGCAGATGAAGCGGTTTTGTGTGCCAAATGTGACGTTGAAGTTCATGCTGCAAACAAGCTTGCAAGCAAGCATCAGAGGCTTCTTCTTCAATGTTTATCAAACAAGCTTCCCAGATGCGACATATGTCAGgtatttcttcactttttctacTTTTGTAATATCATCAAATACTCTCACAAATCGTTATACTTGGGATGGATTTGTTTGATTTTGCCAAAAATTTTGGTGTTTGTTTCATATGAGAAGCAACAGGGATATATATGAGAGTAATTATTACTTTGGCTACTGTTTAAACAGCAAACACAGATATGCATGTAACAGAGAAGATCAGATCTAAGTTCTAGTAAATTGAACCTGTTTGGCATGCATGGTTATGCTCTTAATTGTGTCAATTACTGTCATGGCACATGAGAATTTATTCCGGCAGAGGGTGTTTCAGAAAACTTCATAGCATTTATGAGCAAGGATTGTAGAATCTGATTccaaaaactttatatttaaacCTGTATTGTCTTAATGGTATGGTATTTCTTTATGAATGTTGAAGCCAAAAGTTTCTGGTGATTTAAAGCACTAAGTTTATGAAAAGAGCTAACTGGTCAGTATAATTGTCTAATATCTGTGATGTATCGTTCTACCAAAACTTCATTCATCTTTGACTATTTATGTTAAAGAATCATCCTTATGCAATGTTATGAGTAGGATTTGAAACCGATGCTGAACATGGATAACTTTATTAATCTGTGATGTGTGTGATATAATTGTAGGATAAGGCAGCTTTCATATTCTGTGTTGAGGACAGAGCACTCTTGTGTAAAGACTGTGATGAGCCAATTCATGTAGCTGGTAGCCTTTCTGCGAACCACCAGCGGTTTCTTGCTACTGGTATTCGGGTGGCTTTGGGTTCTAATTGCACCAAAGGCAATGAAAAGGGTCACATGGAACCATCTAATCCAAATGCACAAGAAGTTCCTGTGAAAGTTCCTTCTCAGCAAGTGCCTAGCTTCACGTCCTCTTGGGCAGTTGATGACTTGTTAGAATTAACAGACTTTGAGTCAGCAGACAAAGTAAGGCAGCTTTGTTTCACTACTGCAGTTACATGCATCAGCCAAGAAATTAGAGTGATTTCTATAGAAGAATCTAGTATGATTAAGAGCTACCATTTTGTTCTGTTACCTCCAAATATCACCTTGCATATGCACacaaatttttgtttgttgGTGTGAGGGATGAAGACTGAGTATATGAATGTTTACAAATTGAGAGATTAAGGTTTATGAGGTTAGAATTTTACTCTCACATTGCAATATATGAATGTTTCTTTTGCACATGATTGAGCAATGAATTGTAAATGTAAAAAAGACTCATCGTATTCAAGGTAGGTTTGCTTCTATGTAGTACATTCAGGCTCTTGATTCTGGTTTATATGTATGACTTTCTTTAAACAAATGATGTATCATAAACTGTGTGGAGAGTTATGGTAAGGAGTTGTGATCACTTAATTATGATGTTGCCCTTGTGTATTGTTATAATGTTTGGAACTGATTCATCTTTTTCAGGCTCAGAAGCAGTCTCTGGAGTTTGGAGAGCTTGAATGGCTAGCAGATGCAGGTCTTTTTGGTGAACAGTTCCCTGAGGAACCTTTAGCCGCTGCTGAAGTTCCCCAGCTTCCAGTGACTCATACCAGCAATGCTGTCTCACAGAAAGCTTCCAAGTCCTTCATGTCTTACAAAAAGCCTAGGATTGAAGTtctagatgaagatgatgaggaACACTTCACTGTTCCTGATTTAGGCTAGAACGCATGGTCATGTAAACAATTGCATGTATCCGTGTAGATTGATGAGTTGTATATGCATTCTAGATGTTGTTTATGAACTCTTGGATATGCATTATCTGGCTGAAGCTCAGGACTAAGAGGACAACTTCATGTATCTGCATACTTCTCCTAGGACCTTGAGTAATGAAGTATGTTAACTAGTTCTATGGAGTTGATGAATATCTCATTTTAGGAACTCAgaatggttttaatttttagaaaatagcATAGATTAAATCTTAGGCTGATTAATTTCGTACTACATTTTGGCAGGGATATAACTTGTATATGACAGGTAAAATCTAACTTTATGTCTTTTGTTAGACGATAAGTGTTAGAAATTTCAGAGATAATGTGGATTTACTATATACAATTGGGTGGGTGTAAactgtattttataaatattaaagacGCTGAAAATATATGGTTCAATATGTGCTAGAATCATgcatcatcaaattttaaatactgAAAGGAAAAAAGAGCATTATATAGTTACTTCAAATCAAAATCATCTTAACTAgctattttgttttccttaacCATTTAATCGAATGATAAAaggataattaaaaataaggaaaactCCAATCGTAAGTTATTAAGTGGATTTTATTTGTATGTATAGTTAAATACATTATTGAATTATCGATACTCATCCAAATTCACATGTCAAAAGAAATAgcttttttgtttcaaatttgaGGATATGGCCCTTATTTGTTACATTATGACACAAGCTCtccactttttattttaattttacagaGGATTGGCCACAAACCAATTCTTTGAAAATTATCACAGAATAATACACCTGCTTTTCAAGGCTTCAAGCACACCCTCCTTTCCGTTTTTctgtcaataaaaaaatatatccattttttgttaatatatattcatccttattaacaaattacattttgtataaaatatttggaaagtaatataaaaatatctttaatcaggATAATCTAGCCACTGTAGTAAACCAGACAGATTGTTTAAACTACACTACTTCACTGAATGAACCAATTGATGACCCAAAACTTTGATTTATAAAAACCAAGATTTCATAATAATGCAATCTTCTTTacaataaaaggagaaaagaattCAAGTCCCG comes from the Vigna radiata var. radiata cultivar VC1973A chromosome 2, Vradiata_ver6, whole genome shotgun sequence genome and includes:
- the LOC106778469 gene encoding protein ENHANCED DISEASE RESISTANCE 2-like, with the protein product MAEPGDPKKSEWIDRIKSEGSIPLLDLNNCSNGWASPPGAAFKVRGPEYFKTKVKIPAGDYLLKPIGLDWIKSSVKMGDILKHSNSRVRKVIDNEFPAGDKPFVWAFNMQLPTKDNYSVVAYFTNIEPITGDSLIEKFLKGDDDFRNSRLKMIANIVNGPWIVKKAVGEQAICLIGRALSCKFCVAENYIEVDIDIGSSMVATAIVHLAFGYVTTLTIDLAFLIESQVESELPEKLLGAFRLSNLNPASARQVEPSSVSSTGSLQRSLSKRLWKSIGQILLPGSQENDSTSASQNTKTVDQKNI
- the LOC106754914 gene encoding RHOMBOID-like protein 13; protein product: MGKPLFYEILEKPATSCIIGLCSMIWFYIQKKNIGYSHVGLSYETAVEGHYWRIITSAFSHISVIHLVFNMSALWSLGVVEQLGHLGLGVEYYLQYTLVLLIVSGVLVLAMYHLLIQRFKLEYFRRVTAVGYSCVVFGWMTILSVKQPSSKLDLFGFLSLPISFAPFESLIFTSIIVPQASFLGHLSGIVVGYAIAWGLIHGMSNYWALSLLGWILLVFVFSLKRSGALDLSFLEIESVTDPSLPSVRFLASSTGRTLQMSALPNGNVDIV
- the LOC106756447 gene encoding B-box zinc finger protein 24, giving the protein MKIQCDVCEKAPATVICCADEAVLCAKCDVEVHAANKLASKHQRLLLQCLSNKLPRCDICQDKAAFIFCVEDRALLCKDCDEPIHVAGSLSANHQRFLATGIRVALGSNCTKGNEKGHMEPSNPNAQEVPVKVPSQQVPSFTSSWAVDDLLELTDFESADKAQKQSLEFGELEWLADAGLFGEQFPEEPLAAAEVPQLPVTHTSNAVSQKASKSFMSYKKPRIEVLDEDDEEHFTVPDLG